In one Aeromicrobium wangtongii genomic region, the following are encoded:
- a CDS encoding cysteine desulfurase family protein yields MNDSDGTVYLDHAATTPMVPEAIAAMAEQMAITGNASSLHASGRAARRTVEEARELIAERFGARPSEVVFCSGGTEANNLAIKGLYWSRLAQDSARHRIVFSSIEHHALLDPVTWLAKHEGAEVEMTPVDKQGRILVDALRAAVEREPSSVSAVTTMWANNEMGTIQPIADVVEIARAHGIPVHSDAVQAAGYVPLDFAASGLDAMTVTAHKLGGPVGVGALIIRREIDATPLLHGGGQERDLRSGTVSVPLIAAFAKAVDVTIARQAETVERIETLRRRLVEGVVRVVPDAIVNGDPEPGPDHRLPNIAHVTFPGCEGDAMLMLLDAQGIECSTGSACAAGVPQPSHVLLAMGYDDTAARGSLRFSLGHTSTEADVDRLLEALPAVRQRALRASLVRSGS; encoded by the coding sequence ATGAACGACTCGGACGGAACGGTCTACCTCGACCATGCGGCGACCACGCCGATGGTCCCCGAGGCGATCGCGGCGATGGCCGAGCAGATGGCCATCACCGGCAACGCATCGTCGCTGCACGCCTCCGGCCGGGCTGCCCGCCGGACGGTCGAGGAGGCCCGTGAGCTGATCGCGGAGCGCTTCGGCGCCCGTCCCAGCGAGGTCGTGTTCTGCTCCGGCGGCACCGAGGCCAACAACCTGGCCATCAAGGGCCTGTACTGGTCGCGGCTGGCGCAGGACTCGGCACGCCACCGCATCGTCTTCAGCTCGATCGAGCACCACGCACTGCTCGACCCCGTCACCTGGCTGGCCAAGCACGAGGGCGCCGAGGTCGAGATGACCCCCGTCGACAAGCAGGGACGCATCCTGGTCGACGCGCTGCGTGCCGCCGTCGAGCGCGAGCCGTCCAGCGTCTCGGCGGTCACCACGATGTGGGCCAACAACGAGATGGGCACGATCCAGCCGATCGCGGACGTCGTGGAGATCGCCCGGGCGCACGGCATCCCGGTGCACAGCGACGCGGTGCAGGCCGCTGGCTACGTGCCTCTGGACTTCGCCGCGAGCGGCCTGGACGCCATGACGGTGACCGCCCACAAGCTGGGCGGACCGGTCGGCGTGGGCGCCTTGATCATCCGCCGCGAGATCGACGCGACACCCTTGCTGCACGGCGGCGGGCAGGAGCGCGACCTGCGCTCCGGCACCGTCAGCGTCCCGCTGATCGCCGCGTTCGCCAAGGCGGTCGACGTCACGATCGCCCGTCAGGCCGAGACCGTGGAACGCATCGAGACATTGCGCCGCCGCCTGGTCGAGGGCGTCGTGCGGGTCGTGCCCGATGCGATCGTCAACGGCGATCCCGAGCCGGGACCCGATCACCGCCTGCCCAACATCGCGCACGTGACGTTCCCCGGGTGCGAGGGCGACGCGATGCTGATGCTGCTGGACGCGCAGGGCATCGAGTGCTCGACCGGATCGGCGTGCGCCGCCGGCGTGCCGCAGCCCAGCCACGTGCTGCTCGCGATGGGCTACGACGACACCGCCGCCCGTGGGTCGCTGCGCTTCAGCCTCGGGCACACCTCGACCGAGGCCGATGTCGACCGCCTGCTGGAGGCGCTGCCGGCGGTGCGCCAGCGCGCCCTGCGGGCATCGCTGGTGCGGAGCGGCTCGTGA
- a CDS encoding ATP-grasp domain-containing protein: protein MSAPSERTTMLVTGAAGPAGRALGVQALAQADRGGGPRLVGVDLAPTDVPGYDAVLPAVGALDPAYDQDMRDLVARLRPDLVVPTVAEELPRLAVLGLATGMGAGLVLSAPGPVAVAADKLLTMWALAERGVAVPPHATVAEVGSAADAVSWGGGLVVVKPRVSRGGRGVHVVEDGGDPVWDSLDATWLVQGYAPGVEYSPQVYRSPHTGRCRVVVLRKTELKQGRVGNAAAVERLPDDAEPDVAALAVRTVEALDLVGPVDMDVRRAGDGTPVVLEVNSRFGALSAHAPEVLEDVLVEWSG, encoded by the coding sequence ATGAGCGCACCCTCGGAGCGCACGACCATGCTCGTCACCGGCGCGGCCGGACCGGCGGGGCGCGCACTCGGCGTCCAGGCGCTGGCGCAGGCCGACAGGGGTGGGGGTCCGCGCCTGGTGGGCGTCGACCTCGCGCCGACCGACGTCCCCGGGTACGACGCGGTCCTGCCGGCGGTGGGCGCGCTCGACCCGGCGTACGACCAGGACATGCGCGACCTGGTGGCGCGGCTGCGTCCCGACCTCGTCGTCCCCACCGTCGCCGAGGAGCTGCCCCGGCTCGCCGTCCTCGGCCTGGCGACGGGGATGGGCGCGGGGCTGGTGCTCTCGGCGCCGGGCCCGGTCGCCGTCGCCGCCGACAAGCTGCTCACCATGTGGGCGCTGGCCGAGCGCGGCGTCGCGGTGCCGCCGCACGCCACCGTGGCGGAGGTGGGCTCGGCGGCCGACGCCGTGTCCTGGGGCGGCGGCCTCGTCGTGGTGAAGCCGCGGGTGAGCCGCGGTGGTCGCGGCGTGCACGTCGTCGAGGACGGGGGCGACCCGGTGTGGGACTCGCTCGACGCGACGTGGCTGGTCCAGGGCTACGCGCCGGGCGTCGAGTACAGCCCCCAGGTCTACCGCTCGCCGCACACCGGCAGGTGCCGGGTCGTGGTGCTGCGCAAGACCGAGCTCAAGCAGGGCCGGGTGGGCAACGCGGCGGCGGTCGAGCGCCTGCCCGACGACGCCGAGCCCGACGTGGCCGCGCTGGCCGTCCGCACGGTGGAGGCGCTGGACCTGGTGGGTCCGGTCGACATGGACGTGCGGAGGGCGGGCGACGGGACCCCCGTGGTGCTCGAGGTCAACAGCAGGTTCGGCGCGCTGTCCGCCCACGCCCCAGAGGTCCTCGAGGACGTGCTCGTCGAGTGGTCGGGCTGA
- a CDS encoding glycosyltransferase, with product MIAFVAALVLVLLVPLAAAGIVRLGMVPFALVFEVRARRSGLGPGGYGPMFTEAPRLTVVVPAFEEARVIDQCVRSIARSDYPHLEIVCVDDGSTDDTFARMQQLAADHPGVVRALRQANAGKGAALNTGIAAAAGEVLVLVDADGVFRPDTLTMLLQGFRNPRIGAVCGNDRPVNLDRTLTRLLSVISHVGTGLMRRGLDVLGCLPVVSGNIGAYRRDVLDRVGPLRTDTLGEDLELTWRVHRAGFQVAFAPQAVVYAESPSTLRGLWRQRVRWARGLLQTIEMHWPMVGNPRYGTFGVYLLFNIVTQVIAPFLQLSAAVGVGWLLAVDGTDWLPQAWWAWVLLLGVPTSLALLALALALDRAVDDLRHLWTVPLWPLYSTLMTFVVLDAVRLELGNAENRWNKLERTGTVSVRGLSDNDGRGS from the coding sequence GTGATCGCCTTCGTGGCGGCGCTGGTCCTCGTGCTGCTCGTGCCGCTCGCCGCCGCCGGGATCGTGCGTCTCGGGATGGTGCCGTTCGCCCTCGTCTTCGAGGTCCGCGCCCGGCGCAGCGGCCTCGGGCCGGGCGGCTACGGCCCGATGTTCACCGAGGCGCCGCGACTGACCGTGGTGGTGCCGGCCTTCGAGGAGGCGCGCGTCATCGACCAGTGCGTACGCTCCATCGCCCGCAGCGACTATCCCCACCTGGAGATCGTGTGCGTCGACGACGGCTCCACCGACGACACCTTCGCGCGAATGCAGCAGCTGGCCGCCGACCACCCGGGCGTCGTGCGGGCGCTGCGGCAGGCCAACGCAGGCAAGGGCGCAGCCCTCAACACCGGGATCGCTGCGGCCGCCGGTGAGGTCCTCGTGCTCGTCGACGCCGACGGTGTCTTCCGCCCCGACACCCTGACGATGCTGCTGCAGGGCTTCCGCAACCCGCGCATCGGCGCGGTGTGCGGCAACGACAGGCCGGTGAACCTCGACCGGACGCTCACCCGCCTCCTCTCCGTCATCAGTCACGTCGGCACCGGGCTGATGCGTCGCGGTCTCGACGTGCTCGGTTGCCTGCCGGTCGTGTCCGGCAACATCGGCGCCTATCGTCGCGACGTGCTCGACCGGGTGGGGCCGCTGCGCACGGACACGCTGGGCGAGGACCTGGAGCTGACCTGGCGGGTCCACCGGGCGGGCTTCCAGGTGGCGTTCGCGCCGCAGGCCGTGGTGTACGCCGAGTCGCCCTCCACCCTGCGAGGGCTGTGGCGGCAGCGGGTGCGGTGGGCGCGGGGACTGCTGCAGACCATCGAGATGCACTGGCCGATGGTGGGCAACCCCCGGTACGGCACCTTCGGCGTCTACCTGCTCTTCAACATCGTCACCCAGGTGATCGCGCCCTTCCTGCAGCTGTCGGCCGCGGTGGGCGTGGGCTGGCTCCTCGCCGTGGACGGCACCGACTGGCTGCCACAGGCCTGGTGGGCGTGGGTGCTGCTGCTGGGGGTGCCGACGTCGCTGGCGCTGCTGGCGCTCGCGCTGGCGCTCGACCGGGCAGTCGACGACCTGCGCCACCTCTGGACGGTCCCGCTGTGGCCGCTCTACTCGACCCTGATGACCTTCGTCGTGCTGGACGCCGTACGGCTCGAGCTCGGGAACGCGGAGAACCGATGGAACAAACTGGAACGGACCGGAACGGTCTCGGTGCGGGGACTGAGCGACAACGATGGCCGTGGCTCCTGA
- a CDS encoding sensor histidine kinase, producing MPTVGGTRVRELTRRVADAWPTPDASGWRHLPFTLLVVLVALIVSKIPLPTRAPLVVAAVAVSLTVQALASLARPARWSREWMLLLPLGQILAVSLLDLGSGDRTGSVAVLLFVPGIALALVPGLLPLLAGLLTVTLACFAPVFLAEDRFYPVLHGVVTALMICALMVHSHAMISTVRRHERSLAAAEDLMRSIMSAASEQAIIATDATGRLVAASSGAERLFEAPADRLVGTELTRLMGEDGASLAGLVGAAADGGSHVSQWRRSIGGSARVVEYVVTPRPGNASEPASEPGSGPGPAPPEGYLVVATDVTAREEEEERQEQFIGLVTHELRTPLVSILGYVDLLRLEPAALTTEQREYVEVLARNARRLRGLVDDLLLSARLAAGERMAHEEVDAVEVVRAALASVRPIADAADVALELSGDDRVPLVSDPQRLGQVVDNLLTNAVKFSHAGGQVRVEVVAEPAPDGGRGARIRVADDGAGIEPDELRRITEPFYRSRESRRRRIAGVGLGLTLVQALVSEHRGTLTIDSEPGRGTEVVVRLPDAAARADHEG from the coding sequence ATGCCCACGGTGGGCGGCACGCGGGTGCGCGAGCTGACCCGCCGGGTCGCCGACGCGTGGCCGACGCCGGACGCATCGGGGTGGCGCCACCTGCCGTTCACCCTGCTGGTCGTCCTGGTGGCCCTGATCGTCTCCAAGATCCCCTTGCCCACTCGCGCCCCGCTCGTCGTCGCCGCGGTCGCGGTGAGCCTCACGGTCCAGGCGCTGGCGAGCCTGGCGCGGCCGGCGCGCTGGTCGCGCGAGTGGATGCTGCTGCTCCCCCTCGGCCAGATCCTCGCGGTGTCCCTGCTCGACCTCGGCAGCGGGGACCGAACCGGCTCGGTCGCCGTGCTGCTCTTCGTCCCCGGCATCGCTCTCGCGCTGGTCCCCGGCCTCCTCCCGCTCCTGGCGGGACTCCTCACCGTCACCCTCGCCTGCTTCGCCCCGGTGTTCCTCGCCGAAGACCGGTTCTACCCCGTGCTGCACGGCGTGGTCACCGCGCTGATGATCTGCGCCCTGATGGTCCACAGCCACGCGATGATCTCCACCGTCCGCCGGCACGAGCGCAGCCTGGCGGCGGCCGAGGACCTGATGCGCAGCATCATGTCCGCCGCGTCCGAGCAGGCGATCATAGCGACCGACGCGACCGGCCGCCTGGTGGCGGCGAGCAGCGGTGCCGAGCGGCTCTTCGAGGCTCCCGCCGACCGCCTGGTGGGCACCGAGCTGACCCGGCTGATGGGCGAGGACGGCGCATCGCTGGCCGGGCTCGTCGGGGCGGCGGCCGACGGCGGCTCGCACGTCTCGCAGTGGCGACGGTCGATCGGCGGTTCGGCGCGTGTCGTGGAGTACGTCGTGACGCCCCGACCGGGCAACGCCTCGGAGCCTGCGTCGGAGCCGGGCTCGGGGCCGGGCCCGGCCCCGCCGGAGGGCTACCTCGTCGTCGCGACCGACGTGACCGCGCGCGAGGAGGAGGAGGAGCGGCAGGAGCAGTTCATCGGACTGGTCACCCACGAGCTGCGCACGCCGCTGGTCTCGATCCTCGGCTACGTCGACCTGCTGCGGCTCGAGCCCGCTGCGCTCACGACGGAGCAGCGCGAGTACGTCGAGGTGCTGGCCCGCAACGCCCGCCGCCTCCGTGGCCTCGTCGACGACCTGCTCCTCAGCGCCCGCCTGGCGGCCGGCGAGCGGATGGCCCACGAGGAGGTCGACGCCGTCGAGGTCGTGCGGGCGGCGCTCGCCAGCGTCCGGCCGATCGCGGACGCCGCCGACGTGGCGCTGGAGCTGTCCGGCGACGACCGCGTGCCGCTCGTCTCGGACCCGCAGCGGCTCGGCCAGGTCGTCGACAACCTCCTCACGAACGCCGTCAAGTTCAGCCACGCCGGCGGGCAGGTCCGGGTCGAGGTGGTGGCCGAGCCCGCGCCCGACGGCGGACGCGGCGCACGGATCCGGGTCGCCGACGACGGCGCCGGGATCGAACCGGACGAGCTGCGCCGCATCACCGAGCCCTTCTACCGCTCGCGCGAGAGCCGCCGTCGCCGGATCGCGGGCGTCGGGCTCGGCCTCACGCTCGTCCAGGCGCTCGTGTCGGAGCACCGCGGCACGCTCACGATCGACAGCGAGCCCGGACGCGGCACGGAGGTCGTCGTCCGGCTGCCCGACGCCGCGGCCCGCGCCGACCACGAGGGCTAG
- a CDS encoding response regulator, which translates to MAEAAIRVLVLEDDRDAANFMRASLQRHGGMEVDLAGTADEAVAAMRRHGYDVLVADIRLPGRSGLQVLPEFRALNPSIAILILTAYPTFDHAVEALREDADDFIAKPIGAEELVRRVRELAQLARSRQAPSRLRVLAIGAHPDDVELGVGATLAAHAAAGDELTTLILSGGAVGGSADVRHQEAMHAAAVVGARLIHLDFADTRMSPADGLIGAVEQTVAEVDPDRIYTHGMHDRHQDHRAVHDAVEVGARSVADLWCFQSPSSTVDFRPNRFVTVDGFVDTKLEMLAAFVSQRHRDYIQPDVVRATARYWARFSRALEAEPLETVRVTQTVRATTTVRATQAVDDSAADTAHGGVG; encoded by the coding sequence ATGGCCGAGGCAGCGATCCGGGTGCTCGTGCTCGAGGACGACCGCGACGCGGCCAACTTCATGCGTGCCAGCCTCCAGCGACACGGCGGGATGGAGGTCGACCTGGCGGGCACGGCCGACGAGGCCGTCGCGGCGATGCGGCGGCACGGCTACGACGTGCTCGTGGCCGACATCCGGCTCCCGGGCCGCTCGGGGTTGCAGGTGCTGCCGGAGTTCCGCGCGCTCAACCCGAGCATCGCGATCCTGATCCTCACCGCCTACCCGACCTTCGACCACGCTGTCGAGGCGCTCCGCGAGGACGCCGATGACTTCATCGCCAAGCCGATCGGGGCCGAGGAGCTGGTCAGGCGGGTCCGCGAGCTGGCGCAGCTGGCCCGCAGCCGCCAGGCCCCGTCGAGGCTGCGGGTGCTGGCGATCGGTGCGCACCCCGACGACGTCGAGCTCGGGGTGGGTGCGACGCTCGCGGCCCACGCGGCGGCCGGCGACGAGCTCACCACGCTCATCCTGTCCGGCGGCGCGGTCGGTGGGAGCGCCGACGTCCGCCACCAGGAGGCGATGCACGCGGCCGCCGTGGTCGGCGCTCGGCTGATCCACCTGGACTTCGCCGACACCCGGATGTCACCCGCGGACGGCCTCATCGGGGCCGTCGAGCAGACCGTCGCGGAGGTCGACCCCGACCGCATCTACACCCATGGCATGCACGACCGCCACCAGGACCACCGCGCCGTGCACGACGCCGTGGAGGTCGGCGCGCGGTCGGTGGCGGACCTGTGGTGCTTCCAGAGCCCGTCGTCCACCGTCGACTTCCGGCCCAACCGCTTCGTCACCGTCGACGGTTTCGTCGACACCAAGCTCGAGATGCTCGCCGCCTTCGTCTCGCAGAGGCATCGCGACTACATCCAGCCCGACGTGGTCCGCGCGACCGCGCGCTACTGGGCCCGCTTCAGCAGAGCCCTGGAGGCGGAGCCGCTCGAGACCGTCCGGGTGACCCAGACGGTGCGCGCCACGACCACGGTGCGGGCGACGCAGGCCGTGGACGACTCCGCGGCGGACACCGCCCACGGCGGCGTCGGCTGA
- a CDS encoding WXG100 family type VII secretion target produces MANMNVTYEEMRGAATQLRGGQNEIEVTLGKLMDLVRTLVEGGYVTDKSSKAFNVSYEDFDKGAKQAISGLEGMGEYLTKAAEALEQTDEQLASALKG; encoded by the coding sequence ATGGCGAACATGAATGTCACCTATGAAGAGATGCGCGGAGCGGCGACCCAGCTCAGGGGCGGTCAGAACGAGATCGAGGTGACCCTCGGGAAGCTCATGGACCTGGTGCGAACCCTCGTCGAAGGTGGCTACGTCACCGACAAGTCCTCGAAGGCGTTCAACGTGTCCTACGAGGACTTCGACAAGGGCGCCAAGCAGGCCATCTCGGGCCTGGAGGGCATGGGCGAGTACCTGACGAAGGCCGCTGAGGCTCTCGAGCAGACCGACGAGCAGCTCGCCTCGGCCCTCAAGGGCTGA
- a CDS encoding FtsK/SpoIIIE domain-containing protein has protein sequence MRVEVTVIQPEVGLRRDIVLDADESTPLGDVIAEIAGLSGTSVIESPHVISLAARRSGRSPDSVADAAPTVYLRGEPLDPGSPVAEAGLKTGSILSIGDPAASIVDEPEGLVEIRIVSGTGAGAVHRLMAGEAGIGTDPGCTIRLADDRVPPVAVSIEVSLRGEVTVSVMEGAADVLAETVPHADPPLALDREELTDTTTWEIGSQLSVGDILLELETIQEPDAAVDDSADPGWSDYNRPPRLLPPERPTQFKLPQLPSQQSKNGLPWLTMMIPVVMGVSLALITGRMYMLMMAAMSPMMMLGSYLQSKKTGKQTYRQQMAEHKEKTAAVEADIAQAVVDERIARRMEAPDPALALLIASGPRARLWERRTTDPDYLSIRLGVGDLESDVTVDDPQQMEHKRKTVRPAYDVPVTLPLEERGVVGIAGQGDLPRRVCTWAIAQLATLQSPRDTQVYVLTDAEGADAWEWLRWLPHARPQFGQDTVVTIGIDTETCARRIAELSASLAARAQAASKSSSKPARVDADIVIVFDGARRLRSLPGVVALLKQGPALGIYSICLDTDERLLPEEASAVVLETPRGLTLRQQRVTVVDDIIPDLVDPAWLSRLARSLAPLRDISGGDDDSVLPSACRLTEVMALEPPTSELIRARWSISPRSTEAVVGISLDGPFSIDMRKDGPHGLVAGTTGAGKSELLQTIVASLAVSNRPDGMTFVLVDYKGGAAFKDCVDLPHTVGMVTDLDTHLVERALVSLGAELNRREHMLAAAGAKDIEDYVDLQAKRPELAAMPRLLIVIDEFASLARELPDFVTGLVNIAQRGRSLGIHLILATQRPSGVVSPEIRANTNLRIALRVTDGSESTDVIDAPDAGNISKATPGRAYVRLGANSLVPFQSGRVGGRRPGTVNTSAAAPWVSTIGLPQLAQPIAVRPRAAVVDDAEVTDLTVLVEAVRKANDDLGLPPQHSPWLPALTTEVQLDDLLADVTVPEAPALPVIPFGIEDLPAEQARRHAAIDFETFSHLSIVGGPRSGRSQALRTMAASIGRLASPADVHVYGLDCGNGALLALTDLPHCGAVVQRTQTDRVTRLFGRLTGELARRQELLAGGGFADLGELRASMPAEERLPHIVLMLDRWEGFLGGLAEIENGALFDQVQNFLREGASAGIHLVITGDRQLVNSRMGSLVEHKIGLKLPDKSDYSMLGLQPRKMPDEVPEGRGFRSESGLELQFALLGPDTTGQAQAAELRRMAADAKATYADVPRSARPFRVDVLPTRLSFDDAWDMREQTTTQPLWALVGVGGDELTAVGLDLERTPLATIGGPPRSGRSTVLLSVAESLLRGGADLVVAAPRPSPLRDLAGRPGVRAVLTSSDLTAAELQPLIEEGDGPVVLLIDDGELLKDVEAKDYLKALTRTCGDRRRAIVLGGDSGEIGSGFSGWQVEMKGRQGVVISPQGISDGELIGVRMPRSSIGAQNQAGRVLANLGDGILRTIQAPLP, from the coding sequence ATGCGTGTCGAAGTGACTGTGATCCAGCCTGAGGTCGGCCTGCGCCGCGACATCGTGCTGGACGCCGACGAGTCCACTCCCCTGGGCGATGTCATCGCCGAGATCGCCGGGCTGAGCGGCACGTCCGTCATCGAGTCGCCCCACGTCATCTCCTTGGCCGCGCGCCGCAGCGGCCGGTCCCCGGACAGCGTGGCCGACGCGGCTCCGACGGTCTACCTGCGTGGCGAGCCGCTCGACCCGGGCAGCCCGGTCGCAGAGGCCGGCCTCAAGACCGGGTCGATCCTGTCGATCGGCGACCCGGCCGCCTCGATCGTCGACGAGCCGGAGGGCCTGGTCGAGATCCGGATCGTGTCCGGCACCGGCGCGGGCGCGGTCCACCGGCTGATGGCCGGCGAGGCCGGCATCGGCACGGATCCCGGATGCACCATTCGGCTCGCGGACGACCGGGTGCCGCCGGTCGCCGTCTCGATCGAGGTGTCGCTGCGCGGCGAGGTCACCGTCAGCGTGATGGAGGGTGCCGCCGACGTGCTCGCCGAGACGGTGCCGCACGCCGATCCCCCGCTGGCGCTGGACCGCGAGGAGCTGACCGACACCACGACGTGGGAGATCGGCTCGCAGCTGAGCGTCGGCGACATCCTGCTCGAGCTGGAGACGATCCAGGAACCGGACGCAGCCGTCGACGACAGCGCGGACCCCGGCTGGAGCGACTACAACCGTCCGCCCCGCCTGCTGCCGCCCGAGCGTCCGACCCAGTTCAAGCTGCCCCAGCTCCCGTCGCAGCAGAGCAAGAACGGGCTGCCGTGGCTGACGATGATGATCCCGGTCGTGATGGGCGTGTCCCTGGCACTCATCACCGGACGCATGTACATGCTCATGATGGCCGCGATGTCGCCGATGATGATGCTCGGCTCGTACCTGCAGAGCAAGAAGACCGGCAAGCAGACGTACCGCCAGCAGATGGCCGAGCACAAGGAGAAGACGGCCGCCGTCGAGGCTGACATCGCGCAAGCGGTCGTCGACGAACGGATCGCCCGCCGCATGGAGGCCCCCGACCCGGCGCTGGCCCTGCTCATCGCGAGCGGACCGCGGGCCCGGCTGTGGGAACGCCGGACGACCGACCCGGACTACCTGTCGATCCGACTGGGTGTCGGCGACCTGGAGTCCGACGTCACGGTCGACGACCCCCAGCAGATGGAGCACAAGCGCAAGACCGTCCGCCCCGCCTATGACGTGCCCGTCACGCTGCCGCTGGAGGAGCGCGGCGTCGTCGGCATCGCTGGACAGGGCGACCTGCCCCGGCGCGTCTGCACCTGGGCGATCGCGCAGCTGGCGACCCTCCAGAGCCCTCGCGACACGCAGGTCTACGTGCTGACCGACGCCGAGGGTGCGGACGCCTGGGAGTGGCTGCGGTGGCTGCCTCACGCCCGCCCGCAGTTCGGCCAGGACACCGTCGTGACGATCGGCATCGACACCGAGACCTGCGCCCGCCGCATCGCCGAGCTCTCCGCGTCCCTCGCCGCTCGTGCCCAGGCGGCCTCCAAGTCCTCCTCCAAGCCGGCCCGCGTCGACGCTGACATCGTCATCGTCTTCGACGGCGCCCGGCGACTGCGATCGCTGCCGGGCGTCGTCGCGCTGCTGAAGCAGGGCCCCGCGCTCGGCATCTACTCGATCTGCCTCGACACTGACGAGCGGCTGCTGCCCGAGGAGGCCAGCGCCGTCGTCCTGGAGACCCCGCGTGGACTGACGCTGCGCCAGCAGCGCGTCACGGTGGTCGACGACATCATCCCCGACCTGGTCGACCCCGCCTGGCTGTCCCGGCTGGCCCGCTCGCTCGCTCCGCTGCGCGACATCTCCGGTGGGGACGACGACTCGGTGCTGCCGTCGGCGTGTCGGCTCACCGAGGTCATGGCGCTCGAGCCACCGACGTCCGAGCTCATCCGGGCCCGGTGGTCGATCAGCCCTCGCTCGACCGAGGCCGTCGTCGGCATCTCGCTGGACGGGCCGTTCTCGATCGACATGCGCAAGGACGGGCCGCACGGCCTGGTCGCCGGCACGACCGGCGCCGGCAAGTCCGAGCTGCTGCAGACCATCGTCGCGTCCCTGGCGGTCTCCAACCGGCCCGACGGGATGACCTTCGTGCTGGTCGACTACAAGGGCGGTGCGGCGTTCAAGGACTGCGTCGACCTGCCCCACACCGTCGGCATGGTCACCGACCTCGACACGCACCTGGTCGAGCGGGCCCTGGTGTCGCTGGGCGCCGAGCTCAACCGGCGCGAGCACATGCTCGCCGCCGCCGGAGCCAAGGACATCGAGGACTACGTCGACCTGCAGGCCAAGCGACCCGAGCTGGCGGCGATGCCGCGTCTGCTGATCGTCATCGACGAGTTCGCGTCATTGGCCCGCGAGCTGCCCGACTTCGTGACCGGCCTGGTCAACATCGCTCAGCGGGGACGCTCGCTGGGCATCCACCTCATCCTGGCGACGCAGCGGCCCAGCGGTGTCGTCTCCCCCGAGATCCGCGCCAACACCAACTTGCGCATCGCGCTGCGCGTCACCGACGGCTCGGAGAGCACGGACGTCATCGACGCCCCCGATGCCGGCAACATCTCCAAGGCCACGCCGGGCCGCGCCTACGTCCGGCTCGGTGCGAACTCGCTGGTGCCGTTCCAGTCCGGACGCGTCGGCGGCCGGCGGCCGGGCACCGTCAACACGAGCGCGGCGGCCCCGTGGGTCAGCACGATCGGTCTGCCCCAGCTGGCCCAGCCCATCGCGGTGCGGCCGCGGGCGGCGGTCGTCGACGATGCGGAGGTCACCGACCTCACGGTGCTGGTCGAGGCGGTCCGCAAGGCCAACGACGACCTGGGCCTGCCGCCCCAGCACAGCCCGTGGCTCCCGGCGCTCACGACCGAGGTGCAGCTCGACGACCTGCTCGCCGATGTCACCGTCCCGGAGGCACCCGCCCTGCCGGTCATCCCGTTCGGCATCGAGGACCTTCCCGCCGAGCAGGCCCGGCGGCACGCCGCGATCGACTTCGAGACGTTCTCGCACCTGTCCATCGTCGGTGGGCCGCGCAGCGGCCGTTCGCAGGCGCTGCGCACCATGGCCGCCTCGATCGGACGGCTCGCCAGCCCCGCGGACGTCCACGTCTACGGGCTCGACTGCGGCAACGGCGCGTTGCTGGCACTCACCGATCTCCCGCACTGCGGCGCGGTCGTGCAACGCACCCAGACCGACCGGGTCACCCGGCTGTTCGGCCGCCTGACCGGCGAGCTCGCCCGCCGCCAGGAGCTTCTCGCCGGTGGCGGGTTCGCCGATCTGGGCGAGCTGCGGGCCTCGATGCCTGCCGAGGAGCGCCTCCCCCACATCGTGCTCATGCTCGACCGCTGGGAGGGATTCCTGGGCGGGCTGGCCGAGATCGAGAACGGGGCGCTGTTCGACCAGGTGCAGAACTTCCTGCGCGAGGGAGCATCGGCCGGCATCCACCTGGTCATCACCGGCGACCGGCAGCTCGTCAACTCCCGGATGGGCTCGCTCGTCGAGCACAAGATCGGCCTGAAGCTGCCCGACAAGTCCGACTACTCGATGCTGGGCCTGCAACCGCGCAAGATGCCGGACGAGGTGCCCGAGGGCCGCGGCTTCCGCTCCGAGTCCGGGCTCGAGCTGCAGTTCGCCCTGCTGGGCCCCGACACGACGGGCCAGGCGCAGGCCGCCGAGCTGCGGCGCATGGCCGCCGACGCCAAGGCCACGTATGCCGACGTCCCACGGTCGGCCAGACCGTTCCGGGTCGACGTCCTGCCCACCCGCCTGTCGTTCGACGACGCCTGGGACATGCGCGAGCAGACGACCACGCAGCCGCTGTGGGCGCTCGTCGGCGTCGGCGGCGACGAGCTCACCGCGGTCGGCCTGGATCTCGAGCGCACGCCGCTGGCGACGATCGGCGGCCCGCCGCGGTCCGGACGCTCCACGGTGCTGCTGTCCGTCGCCGAGTCGCTGCTGCGCGGCGGCGCCGATCTGGTCGTCGCGGCGCCCCGGCCGTCCCCCTTGCGTGACCTGGCCGGTCGTCCCGGGGTGCGGGCCGTGCTGACCTCCAGCGACCTGACGGCCGCCGAGCTGCAACCGTTGATCGAGGAGGGGGACGGCCCGGTCGTCCTGCTGATCGACGACGGCGAGCTGCTCAAGGACGTCGAGGCCAAGGACTACCTGAAGGCGCTGACCCGCACGTGCGGCGACCGCCGGCGCGCCATCGTGCTGGGCGGCGACTCCGGGGAGATCGGCAGCGGGTTCAGCGGCTGGCAGGTCGAGATGAAGGGGCGCCAGGGTGTCGTCATCTCACCTCAGGGCATCAGCGATGGCGAGCTCATCGGCGTCCGCATGCCGCGCAGCTCGATCGGCGCGCAGAACCAGGCCGGTCGCGTCCTGGCCAACCTCGGCGACGGCATCCTGCGCACGATCCAGGCCCCCCTGCCGTAG